The sequence below is a genomic window from Rudanella lutea DSM 19387.
TCGGCTGCCCTGCCATCTTGCCGGTGAATCAGCGCATAGATGTTGTTAAACGCATTGAGCAGGAAATGCGGATTGATCTGTTGTCGCAGAAACTGCAAATCCTTGGTAGCGTTTTCTTTTTCCAGCAGGAGATTGTTCAGTTCCAGTTGCTGCCGTTCCTTTTCAATGGCCAGTTGAGCCTGATTTCGGGCGTACCCATCCCGAATCGCTTTAATCAGCAATGGAATCAGGATGTAGGATATAAACTGCCCGAAAACAAAGAACATAATGGCCGGATCGACGACGTAATCATACCAACGCGCCTGCGCAAACAGGGTAACCCGCCGGGCCAGATATTCCGGTAAAGGCGCGTAGAACCTGTTCACCAACATCAGCAGCCCATACGTATTGACACACATAATGCCGTAGTAGCCGCCGAGTGTAGCCGTGGTCAGTAGCAAACGTTCCGAGAGTCTGCGGTGTCTGTACAGAATACGCGGAATCAACACGTATCCCAACAGGCCAAACGATACTAAGGTCGTCAGGAAATGATGCGTATTGACTACGTGTAGCAAACCCGCGTTGGGTTGACTCGAAAAAGCCCGCCGAAACTGACTGAACGTGAGAACATAACTCAGACTCCAAAAGACAATGTGCCAAAGCACGCGCTGCCAGGTAATTGGACGCCGGAAGGCAATGGCTTTCCGGGCACCCTTCCGTAACGAAGGTACCACTGGTAAATAGTAAGAAAACAGTTGGTATTAGTTCGCGTTACCCAACTTGCGAATGCCGACTAACAAGACCGCCTGTGCGCCGATCTCTTCATTTTTCCGGCCTGGTGCTGCGGTTGCTCTGATGGCAATACGATCAGGCTGCTTGCAGTTTACTTCCAGTTTCGCGTAAATGCTCCAGGACTTGTTAGGACCGGCAATCCAGTCCGTAGCCTGCTCAGCTCCTTCTATTGGGAAGGCACTTACCAACGATAAACTGTGCTGCACATACGCGTAGCCCTTAGGGATGTCCACTTCCTTTTCGACCACCACGGTCGGCAGCCTGTCTTTGTTGACTACTGCAATAGGGACCTTCAGCGTGGAATCAGGTGGAGCAAGTCGTTGTTGCGTCGAGTCGTTTTTGGGCGTGTGCGTAATACTGGTTGTAAGGCTTGTGGTTGCCAGTACGCTCACCGGCAACGCTACTTTAAAAAACAAGGAAACAAGAGTCATAAAGCACGGCGGGTTTTACTCTATTATCAATACCCACATAATAGAGTAACGTACAACAAACCGTGTATATTGCTCAAATTATTTAATTAATTATCTTTTTTTCGATATTATTGAGTATTAGCAACTTATAAATCAGGCTCTGATGACTAATCAAATAATGACTTTGGAAAATCCTGTTTAGGCTGTGTAACGTCTATTTTCTGTGAAGAAGCAACACTGTTAAGCTCCTCATCAAGGGATTCGGGTGGTTTAGGTCGGGCGTATAACTGCTGCTTGCCTGTCTGGGTGATCAAGCTAAAGTTGTTGAGAAAATTTTCAATCTCCTTGTGCTGGTGCGGATGCTCACGACTAATTTCCCGAGTATCCACAAAAATCAGGTTGTAGCGTTGCTGTGTAATAACACCCTGTCCGTCGCGCTGTGGGTTTAGTAGATGCTCCTGGGCATTGGCGTACTCCTGCTCCGACGTGCGGTATTTGTAATTGAGTGTTACGTATTGGTAATCACGCCGGTAGTTAGAAACAGCAAAATCGTAGTGTTCAAGATTACGCAGAACATCCTGCCATGTCTTTATCTCCTGTTCCATCATCCCAATCATGCCCCGCTCATCAGAGAGGGCGGCTCCTGTCAGTTTGTTAATTTTGTCGAGCTTGATAGCCCGTTTCACGGTGAGTTCGTTGATATAGTTGGTTATCCGTTGCTCTTTATCCTCCCTTGTGAGGTCACTGTTCTTTAGCAAAATGTATTTGTGCTTCTTGAAGAACGTCAGCCGGGTTGCGGGTTTGCCAAAATTTACGAGCTTGATGGTACGGCAGTCGAAATGCTCATACTCAGCAAAGAGGGATTGGTCGCGGCTATCGACAAAATAGATGACACCTGTACCGTTCCACTCACCTTCAATGTCCCAGGTGTTGCGATCAGGTTGGAGCTTGTTCACGACTTTCATCAATTGAATAAGCCCCCGGAGTAGGCGGGCGTAGTCGGTGGGTTCGTAGGTTTTACGTTTGCGGGAGATCTTCTGAGCAGCCATCGTTAGCAAAAGAGTACAGGGCGCATAAGTTTACTTTTAAAGTAAACTTAATTTGTTCATTTCGCCAAATTCTCTTGATGGCTCCGCACTATTTATTGATTTTTTTAGCAAACCGCTTTCGATGCCCTCGCTCAAAATCAAAAGTTGTATTTTTAAAATTGTTCTGAGATTGATAATAGTAGCTGTGGATAAACTTTTGCTAAACTCCTCTGGATCAGTAATTAGTAGTGTGTATAAGTGGTACATTGGCAATGTATTAGAGTAGTTCGGCAATAGATTAGAGTAAAAGGGCAATAAATAAAAGTCAACATTGGGGGGTAAAGGCAATAGATCTAAGTTAGATCGGCAATGGATTAGAGTCGGAAGGGCAATGAATTAGAGTAGAAGGGCAATGAAATAGAGTAATGGCATAATCAAGCACCAAATACCTGCCAGTGTGAAAGTGTTAAGCAAGAAAAAAACGACATAAATGTTTAATTTTTTAAATATATTTTTAACGCTAAAGCACTTAATAATCAATGACTTAACCATGATAAGGCAATAAAAATAAGTAATGAAGCTAATTCCGTCAATTGATCACAGGCAAGGAATTGTCTTCAAAAATTGCTTTTCTCGCTTTCTTCGTTCTACTTAGGCCCATGAATGATGAAATTGTTATCCGCGAACCCCTAACTCTGTTGCTGGGGCGTTCCGAATTTTCGCTGCATGAACGTCGGCTTTACTGGAACATTCTGAAAGCCCTGAAGGGAGAGCAGACGTTTGATGTGAAATCTTACCGAGTTGAGGATCGACAATTTCGGATTCATTATTCGGATGTTTTTGTAGGCGAAAACTCCCACGCCCAGACGAACGTCATCCTCAAAATCCTGGATCGGGTTACCTCTCGTAAGATTAAGATATTTGACCAGGATCGGGGCAAGTACACGTTCATCGTCCCCATTCCGTATATTCACTACGAGTCGCATAAGGGGTATTTTGACATCGTTGTCAACTCGATGGTTCTGCCCTATTTTATCGACCTGAGCAAAGGCTATTCACAATATGAACTGAGCGCGGCTGTATCGCTTAGTAGTGAATACTCCCAACTCCTTTTTCCTCGACTGACCCGCTTTATCGATACCGGCTTGTGGCGCGTCGAGGTAACCGAACTGCGGGAGCTGCTCAATGCACAAAAGTATGTTCGTTACTCCAACTTCAAGCAGATGGTACTCTCCAATGCCATTTCAGAGATCAACCGAAAGACGTACCTCGACATTGTCATTACCGAGCAAAAAGAGGGGCGGGCTGTGAAATGGATCAATTTTATTATTCGCCGAAAGGGTAAGACCAGTCCCAAAGCGACGTACTACGCGCTCGTCAACAAAGATTTGCAGAAAGCCAGCGAACTATCCTTTGCTGATAAGCAGAAGAAGGCGGAGGAGTTCCTTTACAATTATCAATTTACCGATAGTCAGAAGAAAACTATTCTTAGTAGCGAGCAGTACCTCAATGAGTTTCTGCGTTTGGATAGTATGGTGACTCACGGAGCGGTTACGGTGGCCACGACGCCCACGCGCTACATAGCTGGTATACTGTTTAAAGACCCGTCAGGCCCTAAATCAAAGAAGCGGAAGAGCAACTAACCCGCTTACCTGCGAAGACTACACGTTAATGGCTTGTAAAATCTGCTCAAACTCATCGTTGGGCAGGTTACGCCAGTCTGGGTTACGGGCCGTGGTGCCATCCCAGGTAAATGTGACGAGGTCGAATGACTCGCCGTAGGGCTTTGGCCGCTGACTTTCTGGATAATGCTCGACAAATAGCAAGCGCACTGGATCGAGTTTGCAGCGATTGACTACTTCGGTAGCAATCAACTCTGCTGCGTTGGTCACGCTCATGCCCACGCCCGTCTCGGAAGCGATCACCAACGGAATGTCCCGGTAAACGGTAATGAAGCAGGTGCTGGGAAAGCGGTTGGGTGCTTTGTATTCAAGGGTGAACTGTTCTTTATTCATGTTGCTCGGTGTAAAGCCCTCCGTTAAAGAGAAAAATGAACGTAGCGTTTACATGCCTCAAGATAACCACACGAATTCTTACATACAAGGTATTGGGTAACTTTTATGTCCGATAAACTTTTCTTATCGGACGTAATGATTTATTAGTAAACTTGCAAGATTGTAAGCCAATTCATTATGAACAGTGATCCCGATCTGGTATGGTCACCAGCCGCCCGATTGACCTTCGAGCGAATGCCCGCCGACGTGCAGGCCGCGTTGCTTGAGGAACTGCCCCGCATGGCCGAGCGATACCGCCCAATCTACCACCAGAACCGACCCACTCACCTTAACAGCGTGGGAACCATCACGCATATGCAAGTACCGGAGTGGAATTTCTGGTTGCGGATAGATACAGGCTATTTAGAGGATGACGGCGAGCCAGACGGTCCGTCGCCACGGCTGTTCGTTAACGAGTTAGATGAACTTACCGAGGCTGAGGTGGACTCGTCTGTAGCCGCAGCCAGAGCGGGTACGTTCCGAACCGATACCACTGGCAAACAGCATATGCTACCTAACCTGTAACGTTGATTCCAGAATGAACACCAGCCTTATATCGACTAAAAGCGACTCGACTTCTGTCCACTCACGCCCAACGCAGGAGGAACTGGCCGCCAAGACGGCGACCTTCTTGCAGAAGGGCCTGGAAGGAGCCGCCAATACCCGTAAAGCCTACCGGGCAGACATTGCCGGGCTGGAAAGCTGGCTACAGGAAAACGGCATGGGCGTTCTGCCTATTGGCCCTGCTCCGCTGGCCGCTTACCTGTCTGATCTGGCCGGGCACCAGAAATGGGCAACCATCAGCCGAAAGCTGGCGGCCATCCGCAAGTGGCACCGGCTACGTAAACACCCGGACCCCGGACACGATGAAGCAGTCCGGTTGGTGATGGAAGGCATCAAACGGAGCATTGGCACCGAGCCGCAGCAGGCTCCTGCTTTTGAAATAGATTCCTATAAACAATCGGTTCGGGCTATACCTCCTACACCGACGGGCCTGCGCGACCGGGCGATGCTACTGGTCTGTTTTGCCGGTGCCTTTCGCCGGTCGGAGTTGGTCGCTTTGGATATCGAGAGTGTTCAGTTTACCCGGCAGGGAGCGGTGTTGAGCTACCGGGGGAGCAAGACCAATCAACACGGTCACACCGAACAGAAAGCCCTCTTCTTCAGCCCAGACCCGGAGACCTGCCCGGTACGGGCCTTGCAGGATTATCTGTCGTTACTAAGTCGTACGACGGGTCCGTTGTTTATTCGCATCCGCAAAGGCGAGCAGATTACAGATGAACGACTTTCGGATAAGCAGGTGGCCCGCGTCACGAAACAGTATCTGGGCGAAGACTACTCGGCGCACTCGCACCGGGCCTCCTTCGTCACCATCGCCAAGCTCAACGGGGCCGACGATTCGCAGATTATGCAACAGACTAAACACCGGACCCGCGCTATGATCGACCGCTACACACGGGTGCAGGAAGTGGTCAAACACAATGCGGCCATGAAGTTAGGATTATAGCTGTCAATGCCTTTTTATACCAATGACGACCGAAACGCTGGGCCAAGATGAATCGGCACTACCAGGGCTACTGCGACGGATGATCGAAGATATCAAAGAGCCGGATTGCTACTATTGGCTCCACACGAACTACTTCGACATCGTGCAACCCACCGATAGAACCGTAACCCGATGGTGCCAGGCTCCCCTGTTCCTCGACTATGATGCATTATGGCATCCAGCTTTTGAGGAAGATGCCATCCTGATCGACGTTATTTTACGTAATCAGCTACCGGCTGTTCACGAGCGAATCCGTATCGAATACGGGCAAATCTGGTCGCTGCAACGCTTGTACAAGAGTCAAAGCACATCCTCTGAATCGGAACGGATGCTTTATCATAACTCGGCCAAATTACGAATGCCGCCTGTAGACGGAGACGACTAACTGGCTTACATCACACTAAAATTTACAACCTAAAAATGTACAAATCTCCCGTAAAACCTATTCCACTTGATGACATCTTTCAATTTATCCAATGCTACAGGGCGTTAGAGCAAATGCCTCTGGAAGACGGCTTTGCTCATTTAAGGGCTATCTCACCTGTTGTATTGGGCGAGGATGAACAGGCCATGAAAGACCTTTGTCAGCATTTTCGTAACCATTGGTATAGCAAACAGCGCCACTTTGGCTCGTTTTACTTGAACCTGCCTCATTATCGCCAAATTAACCTGCTCCATTTTTGGGACATTCGTGATTGGCAGGACGAAGAATACGTGGGTACGGCACTACGAAATCTTGTCTTTCGGCTGACAGGTCGCCCTCCCGCCAAAGCATTGCAACTGCATCAATTGCTTAAATTCTTTGAGAACTACGGCATCAACGAACAACTTACCGAGCAGATAAGATTGACTGAGTTGCCTGACGAGGATAAGAGGTTTGGTAATTCAGCTAATTGGGGCGATTACATCTTGTCGCTGACCAATCCTGAACCTCTACTTCGTCAACTTATTGAGCATGAAGATGAAGCCGGATACGATTTTGGCATACCTCTTTTTTAATTAGAAATAGCAAGATCAATTCAGTATGCGCCATCCTATTGAAAAATACAATCAGATACAGGCCGAGCAATTAGCCCATTTTGCCCCGGAAGAGCGTGAGTTCTGGGCGCGGCAATATCGGATCGGTAACGCAGCCTACTGCTATCAGTATCAATTCAACAACGTAGCTGGCCTAACCGAGCACAGTACCGTCAACGTACCGGAAGATTTGGCCGAATGGCTGGAAGGACAATTGACCGCCAAACAGGAAAGTCGAACAGCAGACGAATTGCTTCAAATCTATTTTGAAGAATATCTGAGTGGTTTACCCAATGAGCGGATTCGCGAGGGCGAACGAACCAGAGGGTTGGGAGAAGCTAAACGGAGTTGGCCATTCCGGCGGTACGTGTTAGAACGAAATGACTTTGGGATGGACGAATTTATGCGTCTGAACCTAAGCGAGGAGGATTACGCGTATTATAAATGGTCCAGTGAACCACTTTGAGCTATTTAAGGACACTAAGTTCTGTGAAGCATTAGACGAGGTGGTTAAAGTACTCCGCCAACGACAGCTCGAGGTTTCGTCTGGCTATTTTTATCCCTGATAACAAATCGGTCGGTGTATTTACGGCGGAATCAGAGCCTACGAAAGAGCATTAATGTAATTTTACTATTTTAGGTTTTCACTTACTAAACATCCCCCTGCTTGGTAATGGCCCTTAGCTGGACTGAAATTAAAGACCGCGCCCTACGTTTCGCCAACGAATGGAAAACAGAAGCATCAGAAGATGCCGAAGCTAAATCGTTTTGGGACGACTTCTTCAACGTATTCGGCGTATCGCGCCGACGGTTGGCCCAATTTGAAAAAGCAGTCGAGCGGCCGGGTCGGAGCAAAGGCTTCGTCGATCTATTCTGGCCAGGCACATTGGTAGTCGAACACAAGTCGCGGGGACGTAGCTTAGATGATGCATACAAACAAGCGGTCGATTACTTCATCGGGCTGAAAGATCATGAACTGCCTCGTTACGTTCTGGTGTCGGATTTCGCCCGTTTCAGGCTCTACGACTTGGAAGAGAAATCGACAGTGGGTAGTGAACGTACCTACCACGAAATACCACTGGCCGAGCTGCACCAACACGTCAAGGAGTTCGGCTTCATGCTGGGTTATCAGAAACGTACATACAAAGAAGAGGACCCAGTCAACATCAAGGCGGCTCAGATGATGGGTAGCCTGCACGACAAACTTAAAGAGGTTGGTTACGAGGGGCACACGCTCGAAGTGTATCTGGTTCGGTTACTGTTCTGCCTATTTGCCGATGACACCAGTATCTTCGAAAAGGGCATCTTCCAGGACTACCTGGCGCAGAACACCCGCGAAGACGGCTTCGATCTGGGGCAGCAGATGGCTATGATGTTTCAGGTGCTCAACTCGCCCACCGACAAACGACCAAAGAACTTAGACGATGCCCTGGCGCAGTTTCCTTACGTCAACGGTAAGCTATTCGCGGAGAACCTGACGATTCCTACGTTCGACCGGGAGATGCGGCAAATTCTGCTCGACTGCTGCGGGTTGGATTGGGGACGTATCTCGCCGGCAATCTTCGGTTCGCTGTTCCAGTCGGTCATGAACCCGGTCGAACGGCGCAACCTGGGGGCGCACTATACCTCGGAGAAGAATATCCTCAAGGTTATCAAGCCGCTGTTTCTGGATGAACTGTGGCTGGAGTTCCAAAGTGTACAAAATGACCGCAAGAAGCTGACGGCTTTCCACAAGAAATTGTCGGGCCTGCGGTTTCTGGACCCGGCTTGTGGCTGCGGCAACTTCCTAATCATTACGTATCGCGAATTGCGGATGCTGGAAGTCGAGGTTATCAAGGCGTTGCAGAAAGGACAGCAGTACGTGAGCGTTAACGACCTTGTGATCGTGGACGTGGACCGATTCTACGGCATCGAATACGAGGAATTCCCAGCGCAGATCGCCCAGGTGGCCATGTGGCTCATCGACCACCAGATGAATATGCGGATATCCGAAGAATTCGGGCAATACTACATCCGGCTACCGCTCCGCAAGTCGGCGACCATCGTGCACGGCAACGCCCTCCGCACTGACTGGCAATCACTTCTGCCTAAACCTAAAGAAGGGGAAGAGCCAATCCGTTACAGCTACATCGTGGGGAATCCGCCTTTCATTGGTTCACGTTATACTTCCGATTTGCAAAAACAGGAGCTAAAAGAAATTTTTGTAGGGGTTGATGGGTCCGGAATACTTGACTACGTATCAGGCTGGTATCTGAAAGCAGCGCAATACATTCATCAGATTGAATCAAAAACTGCGTTTGTTTCAACAAACTCGATCACTCAAGGTGTAGGGCTTTTTCATAAAAGTAGGGATTGAGCGACCTTTGTGTTTTTTCTCCGACCAAAGAGATTCTTCACCTATGATTGCCCAATCCCAAAAAACGAAGTTAGCCGCTACTGCCAGTTTTTGCAAAATCACCTGCCAGATAGCCGCGACAATCGAGGCAAACGCCATGACTTAGCCTTTGTGCTGACTGGATTGCTGTGGGCCTTACTGCGCTCAGGAGGCCAGCTAAGTCTGAGTAAGTTACACCGTTGGCTGGTACGCGAACACGACTGGTTAGTCAAGCAAACTGGACAAGCTAGCAGAAAGCCCATTTCTGATCCACAACTTCGGCGGGTGCTGGCAGGCTTGGACTATACCTGTTATAATACGCTTAACGCGCAGTTTTTTAACTGGTCACAAACCCAAACTGGGGTGTGGTACAGTGTGGATGGCAAAGAACTACGCGGCAGCATCGACTCAGTAGGCGGCCAAAAGCGCGGCCAGGCGATCGTGCAGTTAGTGTGCCATGAAGATAGCCAAGCTCAGTTGATGGGCTATTATGAAGGGGACAAAGAGTCGGAACGCAAGGTGGTCGCTGCTTACTTTAAAGCACTACCCGTGAGTGCGTTAGCAGGTCGTCGTTTTACACTGGATGCCTTGCACCTCACACCTGAGTTGTTGACTTGGCTGCATGGCGGAGGGAGTGGTTATTTAGTCGGAGCAAAAGCCAATCAGGCCCAGTTGCTGGGGCAACTTACGGCCTGGTCCAATCAGGCTGCCATCACTCAATCCATGGAATGGACCAAAGCTCATGGCCGTCTGGAAAAGCGGTCGTATCGGCTCTACCCCTTGCCGAGTTGGTTGCTGGAAGAGCGGTGGCAAGGGGCGGGTTTGTGCACGCTAATTGTGGTGGAACGCCACACTACGCGCTTGAAGGACGGTCAGATCAGGCAAGAGCAG
It includes:
- a CDS encoding sensor histidine kinase, with amino-acid sequence MVPSLRKGARKAIAFRRPITWQRVLWHIVFWSLSYVLTFSQFRRAFSSQPNAGLLHVVNTHHFLTTLVSFGLLGYVLIPRILYRHRRLSERLLLTTATLGGYYGIMCVNTYGLLMLVNRFYAPLPEYLARRVTLFAQARWYDYVVDPAIMFFVFGQFISYILIPLLIKAIRDGYARNQAQLAIEKERQQLELNNLLLEKENATKDLQFLRQQINPHFLLNAFNNIYALIHRQDGRAAETLANLSTLMRYTLYRTSQEFVPLPDELLFIQGYVDMERIRHSPPEAVDCSLPEPTEAMQYWLIPPLLLVTFVENAFKHGLNAVYEGGWVQIRLTTELGQNGTLILTVVNNKGETPTSHTADSGIGLTNVRRRLALLYPEHQYELIIQDQPERYSVRLTIPLKRKGETTPTYEYAPTLSAN
- a CDS encoding site-specific integrase — its product is MNTSLISTKSDSTSVHSRPTQEELAAKTATFLQKGLEGAANTRKAYRADIAGLESWLQENGMGVLPIGPAPLAAYLSDLAGHQKWATISRKLAAIRKWHRLRKHPDPGHDEAVRLVMEGIKRSIGTEPQQAPAFEIDSYKQSVRAIPPTPTGLRDRAMLLVCFAGAFRRSELVALDIESVQFTRQGAVLSYRGSKTNQHGHTEQKALFFSPDPETCPVRALQDYLSLLSRTTGPLFIRIRKGEQITDERLSDKQVARVTKQYLGEDYSAHSHRASFVTIAKLNGADDSQIMQQTKHRTRAMIDRYTRVQEVVKHNAAMKLGL
- a CDS encoding replication initiation protein, with the protein product MNDEIVIREPLTLLLGRSEFSLHERRLYWNILKALKGEQTFDVKSYRVEDRQFRIHYSDVFVGENSHAQTNVILKILDRVTSRKIKIFDQDRGKYTFIVPIPYIHYESHKGYFDIVVNSMVLPYFIDLSKGYSQYELSAAVSLSSEYSQLLFPRLTRFIDTGLWRVEVTELRELLNAQKYVRYSNFKQMVLSNAISEINRKTYLDIVITEQKEGRAVKWINFIIRRKGKTSPKATYYALVNKDLQKASELSFADKQKKAEEFLYNYQFTDSQKKTILSSEQYLNEFLRLDSMVTHGAVTVATTPTRYIAGILFKDPSGPKSKKRKSN
- a CDS encoding DNA methyltransferase, which encodes MALSWTEIKDRALRFANEWKTEASEDAEAKSFWDDFFNVFGVSRRRLAQFEKAVERPGRSKGFVDLFWPGTLVVEHKSRGRSLDDAYKQAVDYFIGLKDHELPRYVLVSDFARFRLYDLEEKSTVGSERTYHEIPLAELHQHVKEFGFMLGYQKRTYKEEDPVNIKAAQMMGSLHDKLKEVGYEGHTLEVYLVRLLFCLFADDTSIFEKGIFQDYLAQNTREDGFDLGQQMAMMFQVLNSPTDKRPKNLDDALAQFPYVNGKLFAENLTIPTFDREMRQILLDCCGLDWGRISPAIFGSLFQSVMNPVERRNLGAHYTSEKNILKVIKPLFLDELWLEFQSVQNDRKKLTAFHKKLSGLRFLDPACGCGNFLIITYRELRMLEVEVIKALQKGQQYVSVNDLVIVDVDRFYGIEYEEFPAQIAQVAMWLIDHQMNMRISEEFGQYYIRLPLRKSATIVHGNALRTDWQSLLPKPKEGEEPIRYSYIVGNPPFIGSRYTSDLQKQELKEIFVGVDGSGILDYVSGWYLKAAQYIHQIESKTAFVSTNSITQGVGLFHKSRD
- a CDS encoding ISAs1 family transposase — its product is MQNHLPDSRDNRGKRHDLAFVLTGLLWALLRSGGQLSLSKLHRWLVREHDWLVKQTGQASRKPISDPQLRRVLAGLDYTCYNTLNAQFFNWSQTQTGVWYSVDGKELRGSIDSVGGQKRGQAIVQLVCHEDSQAQLMGYYEGDKESERKVVAAYFKALPVSALAGRRFTLDALHLTPELLTWLHGGGSGYLVGAKANQAQLLGQLTAWSNQAAITQSMEWTKAHGRLEKRSYRLYPLPSWLLEERWQGAGLCTLIVVERHTTRLKDGQIRQEQAYFVSNLPHTDTGLCRAIREHWVIEADHHVRDTTAGEDGLRCGHGARLRTVSSLLTVGINLLRAEDRRGNLRAYWEDCTASRERAMACWKPS